CCCGACCCTCCACCGCCGCCACCACCGCACGAGCCAAGGAGCACACCCCGTGAACGTCACGCACCCCAGAGCCCGCACCACCCGGACCGCCGCACTGGCCGCGGCCTTGGCCGCCGTGCTGCTCGCGGGCACCGCATGCAGCTCCAAGGCGGACGGCGGAAGCACCGACGAAGCCGCCGACGGCGTCAAGGCCGGCCCCGGAGTCAGCGAGAAGGCCATCAAGCTGGGCGCGCTGACCGACCTCACGGGCCCCTACGCCACCCTCGGCAAGAGCATCGTCCAGGCGCAGCAGATGTGGGCCGACGAGACCAACGCCGCGGGCGGCATCTGCGGACGCAAGGTCGAGATCGTCGTCAAGGACCACGGCTACGACGTGCAGAAGGCCGTCACCGCCTACGCCGACATCTCCCCGGACGTCGTCGCGCTGCCCCAGGTCATCGGCTCGCCGGTGGTCGCCGCGCTGCTCGACGACATCGAGCGGGACAGCATGCTGACCTTCCCGCAGGCCTGGGCCGCCTCCCTGCTCGGCATGGACCCGGTCCAGGTCCTCGGCACCACCTACGACCTCGACATGATCGCCGCCGTCGACTTCCTGACCCGCACCAACAAGGTCGCCAAGGGCGACACGATCGGCCACGTGTACTTCGAGGGGGACTACGGCGCCAACGCGCTGGAGGGTTCCGAGTGGGCCGCCGAGGAGGCCGGGCTGAAGGTGGCCGGGCAGAAGATCAAGGCCACCGACACCGACCTGTCCGCACAGGTGTCGGCGCTGAGCAAGGCCGGGGTCAAGGCGATCCTGATCAGCGCGGGCCCCGCGCAGACCGCGTCCCTCGCCGGCGTGGCCGCCGCCCGCGGCCTGAAGGTGCCGATCGTCAGCAGCGCCCCCGGCTACTCCCCGCAGCTGATGAAGACCCCCGCGGCACCGGCGCTGGAGGCCATGGTCCACGTCGTCAGCGCCGCACCGGCGGTCAGCTCCGACCTGCCGGGCGTCAAGAAGATGGTCGCCTCCTACGGCAAGAAGTACCCCGGGGAGCCGGTCGACTCCGGTGTGCTCTCCGGGTACAACGCCGCCCAGCTCATGGGCGCGGACCTGAAGAAGGCCTGTGAGGGCGGCAGCCTGACCCGCGAGGACGTGGTGAAGGCGCACCGCTCGCAGAAGAACGCCGACACCGGCCTGGGCACGCCGCAGAACTTCACCAACGTGACCGAGCCGGCCAGCCGGTCCACCTACGTGCTGAAGCCCGACGCCAAGGCGGTCGGTGGCGTCGTCGGCGTGGAGGAGGCCCACAAGGCACCGGGCGTCGACGCGTACCTGGCCGCCCGCGGCTGACGGAGGTGAGTGGCCGTCAAGTCGTCTGCTGTGCAGTCCACTTGGCGGCCACTCGGTCCACGTGCTGGTTTCCCTGTCCGCCGGGTCCTTAAGATGTACTCTCTGTCATGCCAGTCCAGTTGGCGCCCGTACGGAAGCTGGGGGAACGATGCAGGCCGACAAGCAGCTGTCCACGGAGATCGACGCCAACGTGCCCACAGCCGCACGTATGTACGACTACTACCTGGGCGGCAAGGACAACTACGCGGCCGACCGGGCGGCGGTCGGGGAACTCGACAAGGTCGTCCCCAGTACCCGCCGGCTGGCGCTCAACAACCGGCGCTTCCTGCAGCGCGTGGTCAGGACCCTCGTAAAGGACTACGGCATCCGCCAGTTCCTGGACCACGGCTCCGGCCTTCCCACGCAGGACAACGTGCACCAGGTCGCCCAGCGCGTCGCCCCCGACTCCCGCGTCGTCTACGTCGACAACGACCCGATGGTGCTCGTCCACGGCCGGGCG
This region of Streptomyces ambofaciens ATCC 23877 genomic DNA includes:
- a CDS encoding ABC transporter substrate-binding protein, giving the protein MNVTHPRARTTRTAALAAALAAVLLAGTACSSKADGGSTDEAADGVKAGPGVSEKAIKLGALTDLTGPYATLGKSIVQAQQMWADETNAAGGICGRKVEIVVKDHGYDVQKAVTAYADISPDVVALPQVIGSPVVAALLDDIERDSMLTFPQAWAASLLGMDPVQVLGTTYDLDMIAAVDFLTRTNKVAKGDTIGHVYFEGDYGANALEGSEWAAEEAGLKVAGQKIKATDTDLSAQVSALSKAGVKAILISAGPAQTASLAGVAAARGLKVPIVSSAPGYSPQLMKTPAAPALEAMVHVVSAAPAVSSDLPGVKKMVASYGKKYPGEPVDSGVLSGYNAAQLMGADLKKACEGGSLTREDVVKAHRSQKNADTGLGTPQNFTNVTEPASRSTYVLKPDAKAVGGVVGVEEAHKAPGVDAYLAARG